From one Pseudopipra pipra isolate bDixPip1 chromosome 2, bDixPip1.hap1, whole genome shotgun sequence genomic stretch:
- the CKAP2 gene encoding cytoskeleton-associated protein 2 isoform X1, with protein sequence MAARAVSLLPASRRSEPAFREQRRQKVEEYLSRKKTFSGVPIQENQTSISSSRTLRATSSKLQDNLQLSTSPKPEMENKENDDKLSWDQSSVSSEKNVTLNSSTIPLTSYLSGTNWNLEDQASKAKATEIKSQHASLSKAFLEIKKIREKQLIAEKQNASISLPKKPALGKYRGKVIPSKINSFRKPVKTEGEKSSLPEKKLLPSATKQAGSSMSTKSCSAVLKNIKVTNNPKSVKSNSALPFHSKPPEKAAINSQSGLKKQQPTFAAAPKKVTVQKLVGARGPQPPKAAYSNPDHRVRGVKKCADFCEGARPEAPAKPVPVVPGTKPGQNSKTNGHRNSTLPKESAEERRARLEDWRASRGKVMRRPPAHMLLGSQSTSEEQECSSADALKHILHSEKVNKILSECLQLTEQGCRGDEIRAMLEDLTQSIPGVKKLAKYWNCCIRLEQRGPLEKLIAVYEEAILAGAMPKEELRHTLIDTMKNNESLFKSENGETVIEAHLSELMEVSKEPNSSVEPVQETLKDFCSDDVQKAESDNKKTEASSEAIQKEETDLDLKPREEILPKKNKKHKAKERTKKKGKCETEQHEDGTKDIAQAVNSPEKGNDKSCSMKYNPPTTPYLERVKMSHEANYSSGKDLKIVTPLRYSQRIRDKMCKLPDTGKDQDPCVPSLEQLEELESKATVFIHKQSNAFQETNAEIEE encoded by the exons ATGGCAGCGCGCGCGGTTTCGCTGCTCCCGGCCAGCCGCAGGTCCGAGCCCGCGTTCCGAG AACAAAGGCGACAAAAAGTCGAAGAATATTTatcaagaaagaaaactttctCTGGTGTGCCCATTCAAGAAAACCAGACATCGATCAG cagtagCAGAACTCTGAGAGCAACTAGCAGTAAACTGCAAGACAACTTACAGCTCTCAACATCTCCAAAGCCAGAAATG gaaaataaagagaatgaTGATAAACTGTCATGGGACCAATCAAGTGTaagctcagaaaaaaatgttactttaaaCTCTTCCACAATCCCACTGACAAGTTACCTATCAGGGACAAACTGGAATCTTGAAGATCAAGCTTCTAAGGCCAAAGCTACTGAAATAAAATCTCAGCATGCATCACTTAGTAAGGCcttcttggaaataaaaaaaataagagagaagCAATTGATTGcggaaaaacaaaatgcaagtaTCAGCCTACCAAAGAAACCAGCGCTCGGCAAATACCGTGGCAAAGTTATCCCATCCAAGATAAATTCCTTCCGAAAACCAGTAAaaactgagggggaaaaaagttcttTGCCAGAGAAGAAGCTTCTTCCTTCTGCCACCAAACAAGCAGGAAGTTCTATGTCTACGAAAAGCTGTAGTGCAGTTCTGAAGAATATCAAAGTCACAAACAACCCTAAGTCTGTAAAATCGAATAGTGCCCTGCCATTTCACAGCAAGCCACCTGAAAAAGCTGCTATTAACTCACAGTCTGGTCTGAAGAAACAGCAACCGACATTTGCTGCAGCACCAAAGAAAGTAACAGTCCAAAAACTGGTTGGTGCAAGGGGACCACAGCCACCAAAGGCTGCTTATAGCAATCCTGACCACAGAGTGCGAGGTGTGAAGAAATGTGCAGATTTTTGTGAAGGTGCAAGACCAGAAGCTCCAGCAAAACCAGTTCCTGTTGTTCCTGGTACAAAACCAGGGCAGAATTCTAAAACTAATGGCCACAGAAACTCTACTCTGCCAAAAGAGTCAGCAGAAGAGAGAAG AGCTCGTCTGGAAGATTGGAGGGCATCTAGAGGAAAAGTGATGAGACGACCTCCTGCACACATGCTTCTTGGATCCCAGTCTACAAGTGAAGAACAAGAATGCTCTTCTGCTGATGCTTTAAAGCACATATTACACAGTGAAAAGGTCAACAAGATTCTCAGCGAATGCCTGCAGTTAACAGAACAG GGATGTCGAGGTGATGAAATACGTGCAATGTTGGAAGACCTCACACAGAGCATTCCTGGGGTTAAAAAGCTTGCGAAATATTGGAACTGCTGTATTCGTCTTGAACAGAGGGGCCCTCTTGAAAAGCTTATTGCTGTCTATGAGGAGGCCATTTTGGCAGGAGCGATG cCTAAAGAAGAACTACGACACACACTAATAGATActatgaaaaataatgaaagcctTTTTAAGTCTGAGAATG gggAAACTGTGATAGAAGCTCATTTAAGTGAGTTAATGGAAGTCAGCAAGGAACCAAATTCATCTGTAGAGCCAGTTCAGGAAACCCTCAAGGATTTCTGTTCTGATGATGTCCAAAAAGCAGAGAGTGATAACAAGAAGACAGAGGCAAGCAGCGAAGCTAtccagaaagaagaaactgatTTAGACTTAAAACCAAGGGAAGAGATCTTaccaaaaaagaacaaaaagcacAAGGCTAAAGAACgtacaaaaaagaaaggaaaatgtgaaaCAGAACAGCATGAGGATGGGACAAAAGATATAGCTCAAGCAGTTAATTCTCCTGAGAAGGGGAATGACAAATCTTGTTCAATGAAATACAATCCTCCTACCACACCATACTTGGAAAG aGTGAAGATGTCTCATGAGGCAAATTACTCCAGTGGTAAAGATCTGAAAATTGTAACCCCTTTGCGATATTCTCAACGCATTCGAGACAAAATGTGCAAGCTGCCTGATACTGGCAAAGATCAAGATCCATGTGTCCCTTCACTTGAACAGCTGGAAGAATTGGAATCAAAAGCCACTGTATTTATCCACAAACAGAGCAATGCCTTCCAAGAAACAAATGCTGAAATAGAAGAGTAA
- the CKAP2 gene encoding cytoskeleton-associated protein 2 isoform X4, translated as MENKENDDKLSWDQSSVSSEKNVTLNSSTIPLTSYLSGTNWNLEDQASKAKATEIKSQHASLSKAFLEIKKIREKQLIAEKQNASISLPKKPALGKYRGKVIPSKINSFRKPVKTEGEKSSLPEKKLLPSATKQAGSSMSTKSCSAVLKNIKVTNNPKSVKSNSALPFHSKPPEKAAINSQSGLKKQQPTFAAAPKKVTVQKLVGARGPQPPKAAYSNPDHRVRGVKKCADFCEGARPEAPAKPVPVVPGTKPGQNSKTNGHRNSTLPKESAEERRARLEDWRASRGKVMRRPPAHMLLGSQSTSEEQECSSADALKHILHSEKVNKILSECLQLTEQGCRGDEIRAMLEDLTQSIPGVKKLAKYWNCCIRLEQRGPLEKLIAVYEEAILAGAMPKEELRHTLIDTMKNNESLFKSENGETVIEAHLSELMEVSKEPNSSVEPVQETLKDFCSDDVQKAESDNKKTEASSEAIQKEETDLDLKPREEILPKKNKKHKAKERTKKKGKCETEQHEDGTKDIAQAVNSPEKGNDKSCSMKYNPPTTPYLERVKMSHEANYSSGKDLKIVTPLRYSQRIRDKMCKLPDTGKDQDPCVPSLEQLEELESKATVFIHKQSNAFQETNAEIEE; from the exons ATG gaaaataaagagaatgaTGATAAACTGTCATGGGACCAATCAAGTGTaagctcagaaaaaaatgttactttaaaCTCTTCCACAATCCCACTGACAAGTTACCTATCAGGGACAAACTGGAATCTTGAAGATCAAGCTTCTAAGGCCAAAGCTACTGAAATAAAATCTCAGCATGCATCACTTAGTAAGGCcttcttggaaataaaaaaaataagagagaagCAATTGATTGcggaaaaacaaaatgcaagtaTCAGCCTACCAAAGAAACCAGCGCTCGGCAAATACCGTGGCAAAGTTATCCCATCCAAGATAAATTCCTTCCGAAAACCAGTAAaaactgagggggaaaaaagttcttTGCCAGAGAAGAAGCTTCTTCCTTCTGCCACCAAACAAGCAGGAAGTTCTATGTCTACGAAAAGCTGTAGTGCAGTTCTGAAGAATATCAAAGTCACAAACAACCCTAAGTCTGTAAAATCGAATAGTGCCCTGCCATTTCACAGCAAGCCACCTGAAAAAGCTGCTATTAACTCACAGTCTGGTCTGAAGAAACAGCAACCGACATTTGCTGCAGCACCAAAGAAAGTAACAGTCCAAAAACTGGTTGGTGCAAGGGGACCACAGCCACCAAAGGCTGCTTATAGCAATCCTGACCACAGAGTGCGAGGTGTGAAGAAATGTGCAGATTTTTGTGAAGGTGCAAGACCAGAAGCTCCAGCAAAACCAGTTCCTGTTGTTCCTGGTACAAAACCAGGGCAGAATTCTAAAACTAATGGCCACAGAAACTCTACTCTGCCAAAAGAGTCAGCAGAAGAGAGAAG AGCTCGTCTGGAAGATTGGAGGGCATCTAGAGGAAAAGTGATGAGACGACCTCCTGCACACATGCTTCTTGGATCCCAGTCTACAAGTGAAGAACAAGAATGCTCTTCTGCTGATGCTTTAAAGCACATATTACACAGTGAAAAGGTCAACAAGATTCTCAGCGAATGCCTGCAGTTAACAGAACAG GGATGTCGAGGTGATGAAATACGTGCAATGTTGGAAGACCTCACACAGAGCATTCCTGGGGTTAAAAAGCTTGCGAAATATTGGAACTGCTGTATTCGTCTTGAACAGAGGGGCCCTCTTGAAAAGCTTATTGCTGTCTATGAGGAGGCCATTTTGGCAGGAGCGATG cCTAAAGAAGAACTACGACACACACTAATAGATActatgaaaaataatgaaagcctTTTTAAGTCTGAGAATG gggAAACTGTGATAGAAGCTCATTTAAGTGAGTTAATGGAAGTCAGCAAGGAACCAAATTCATCTGTAGAGCCAGTTCAGGAAACCCTCAAGGATTTCTGTTCTGATGATGTCCAAAAAGCAGAGAGTGATAACAAGAAGACAGAGGCAAGCAGCGAAGCTAtccagaaagaagaaactgatTTAGACTTAAAACCAAGGGAAGAGATCTTaccaaaaaagaacaaaaagcacAAGGCTAAAGAACgtacaaaaaagaaaggaaaatgtgaaaCAGAACAGCATGAGGATGGGACAAAAGATATAGCTCAAGCAGTTAATTCTCCTGAGAAGGGGAATGACAAATCTTGTTCAATGAAATACAATCCTCCTACCACACCATACTTGGAAAG aGTGAAGATGTCTCATGAGGCAAATTACTCCAGTGGTAAAGATCTGAAAATTGTAACCCCTTTGCGATATTCTCAACGCATTCGAGACAAAATGTGCAAGCTGCCTGATACTGGCAAAGATCAAGATCCATGTGTCCCTTCACTTGAACAGCTGGAAGAATTGGAATCAAAAGCCACTGTATTTATCCACAAACAGAGCAATGCCTTCCAAGAAACAAATGCTGAAATAGAAGAGTAA
- the CKAP2 gene encoding cytoskeleton-associated protein 2 isoform X2: MAARAVSLLPASRRSEPAFREQRRQKVEEYLSRKKTFSGVPIQENQTSISSRTLRATSSKLQDNLQLSTSPKPEMENKENDDKLSWDQSSVSSEKNVTLNSSTIPLTSYLSGTNWNLEDQASKAKATEIKSQHASLSKAFLEIKKIREKQLIAEKQNASISLPKKPALGKYRGKVIPSKINSFRKPVKTEGEKSSLPEKKLLPSATKQAGSSMSTKSCSAVLKNIKVTNNPKSVKSNSALPFHSKPPEKAAINSQSGLKKQQPTFAAAPKKVTVQKLVGARGPQPPKAAYSNPDHRVRGVKKCADFCEGARPEAPAKPVPVVPGTKPGQNSKTNGHRNSTLPKESAEERRARLEDWRASRGKVMRRPPAHMLLGSQSTSEEQECSSADALKHILHSEKVNKILSECLQLTEQGCRGDEIRAMLEDLTQSIPGVKKLAKYWNCCIRLEQRGPLEKLIAVYEEAILAGAMPKEELRHTLIDTMKNNESLFKSENGETVIEAHLSELMEVSKEPNSSVEPVQETLKDFCSDDVQKAESDNKKTEASSEAIQKEETDLDLKPREEILPKKNKKHKAKERTKKKGKCETEQHEDGTKDIAQAVNSPEKGNDKSCSMKYNPPTTPYLERVKMSHEANYSSGKDLKIVTPLRYSQRIRDKMCKLPDTGKDQDPCVPSLEQLEELESKATVFIHKQSNAFQETNAEIEE; this comes from the exons ATGGCAGCGCGCGCGGTTTCGCTGCTCCCGGCCAGCCGCAGGTCCGAGCCCGCGTTCCGAG AACAAAGGCGACAAAAAGTCGAAGAATATTTatcaagaaagaaaactttctCTGGTGTGCCCATTCAAGAAAACCAGACATCGATCAG tagCAGAACTCTGAGAGCAACTAGCAGTAAACTGCAAGACAACTTACAGCTCTCAACATCTCCAAAGCCAGAAATG gaaaataaagagaatgaTGATAAACTGTCATGGGACCAATCAAGTGTaagctcagaaaaaaatgttactttaaaCTCTTCCACAATCCCACTGACAAGTTACCTATCAGGGACAAACTGGAATCTTGAAGATCAAGCTTCTAAGGCCAAAGCTACTGAAATAAAATCTCAGCATGCATCACTTAGTAAGGCcttcttggaaataaaaaaaataagagagaagCAATTGATTGcggaaaaacaaaatgcaagtaTCAGCCTACCAAAGAAACCAGCGCTCGGCAAATACCGTGGCAAAGTTATCCCATCCAAGATAAATTCCTTCCGAAAACCAGTAAaaactgagggggaaaaaagttcttTGCCAGAGAAGAAGCTTCTTCCTTCTGCCACCAAACAAGCAGGAAGTTCTATGTCTACGAAAAGCTGTAGTGCAGTTCTGAAGAATATCAAAGTCACAAACAACCCTAAGTCTGTAAAATCGAATAGTGCCCTGCCATTTCACAGCAAGCCACCTGAAAAAGCTGCTATTAACTCACAGTCTGGTCTGAAGAAACAGCAACCGACATTTGCTGCAGCACCAAAGAAAGTAACAGTCCAAAAACTGGTTGGTGCAAGGGGACCACAGCCACCAAAGGCTGCTTATAGCAATCCTGACCACAGAGTGCGAGGTGTGAAGAAATGTGCAGATTTTTGTGAAGGTGCAAGACCAGAAGCTCCAGCAAAACCAGTTCCTGTTGTTCCTGGTACAAAACCAGGGCAGAATTCTAAAACTAATGGCCACAGAAACTCTACTCTGCCAAAAGAGTCAGCAGAAGAGAGAAG AGCTCGTCTGGAAGATTGGAGGGCATCTAGAGGAAAAGTGATGAGACGACCTCCTGCACACATGCTTCTTGGATCCCAGTCTACAAGTGAAGAACAAGAATGCTCTTCTGCTGATGCTTTAAAGCACATATTACACAGTGAAAAGGTCAACAAGATTCTCAGCGAATGCCTGCAGTTAACAGAACAG GGATGTCGAGGTGATGAAATACGTGCAATGTTGGAAGACCTCACACAGAGCATTCCTGGGGTTAAAAAGCTTGCGAAATATTGGAACTGCTGTATTCGTCTTGAACAGAGGGGCCCTCTTGAAAAGCTTATTGCTGTCTATGAGGAGGCCATTTTGGCAGGAGCGATG cCTAAAGAAGAACTACGACACACACTAATAGATActatgaaaaataatgaaagcctTTTTAAGTCTGAGAATG gggAAACTGTGATAGAAGCTCATTTAAGTGAGTTAATGGAAGTCAGCAAGGAACCAAATTCATCTGTAGAGCCAGTTCAGGAAACCCTCAAGGATTTCTGTTCTGATGATGTCCAAAAAGCAGAGAGTGATAACAAGAAGACAGAGGCAAGCAGCGAAGCTAtccagaaagaagaaactgatTTAGACTTAAAACCAAGGGAAGAGATCTTaccaaaaaagaacaaaaagcacAAGGCTAAAGAACgtacaaaaaagaaaggaaaatgtgaaaCAGAACAGCATGAGGATGGGACAAAAGATATAGCTCAAGCAGTTAATTCTCCTGAGAAGGGGAATGACAAATCTTGTTCAATGAAATACAATCCTCCTACCACACCATACTTGGAAAG aGTGAAGATGTCTCATGAGGCAAATTACTCCAGTGGTAAAGATCTGAAAATTGTAACCCCTTTGCGATATTCTCAACGCATTCGAGACAAAATGTGCAAGCTGCCTGATACTGGCAAAGATCAAGATCCATGTGTCCCTTCACTTGAACAGCTGGAAGAATTGGAATCAAAAGCCACTGTATTTATCCACAAACAGAGCAATGCCTTCCAAGAAACAAATGCTGAAATAGAAGAGTAA
- the CKAP2 gene encoding cytoskeleton-associated protein 2 isoform X3 codes for MALPLSDEENKENDDKLSWDQSSVSSEKNVTLNSSTIPLTSYLSGTNWNLEDQASKAKATEIKSQHASLSKAFLEIKKIREKQLIAEKQNASISLPKKPALGKYRGKVIPSKINSFRKPVKTEGEKSSLPEKKLLPSATKQAGSSMSTKSCSAVLKNIKVTNNPKSVKSNSALPFHSKPPEKAAINSQSGLKKQQPTFAAAPKKVTVQKLVGARGPQPPKAAYSNPDHRVRGVKKCADFCEGARPEAPAKPVPVVPGTKPGQNSKTNGHRNSTLPKESAEERRARLEDWRASRGKVMRRPPAHMLLGSQSTSEEQECSSADALKHILHSEKVNKILSECLQLTEQGCRGDEIRAMLEDLTQSIPGVKKLAKYWNCCIRLEQRGPLEKLIAVYEEAILAGAMPKEELRHTLIDTMKNNESLFKSENGETVIEAHLSELMEVSKEPNSSVEPVQETLKDFCSDDVQKAESDNKKTEASSEAIQKEETDLDLKPREEILPKKNKKHKAKERTKKKGKCETEQHEDGTKDIAQAVNSPEKGNDKSCSMKYNPPTTPYLERVKMSHEANYSSGKDLKIVTPLRYSQRIRDKMCKLPDTGKDQDPCVPSLEQLEELESKATVFIHKQSNAFQETNAEIEE; via the exons ATGGCGCTGCCATTAAGTGATGAG gaaaataaagagaatgaTGATAAACTGTCATGGGACCAATCAAGTGTaagctcagaaaaaaatgttactttaaaCTCTTCCACAATCCCACTGACAAGTTACCTATCAGGGACAAACTGGAATCTTGAAGATCAAGCTTCTAAGGCCAAAGCTACTGAAATAAAATCTCAGCATGCATCACTTAGTAAGGCcttcttggaaataaaaaaaataagagagaagCAATTGATTGcggaaaaacaaaatgcaagtaTCAGCCTACCAAAGAAACCAGCGCTCGGCAAATACCGTGGCAAAGTTATCCCATCCAAGATAAATTCCTTCCGAAAACCAGTAAaaactgagggggaaaaaagttcttTGCCAGAGAAGAAGCTTCTTCCTTCTGCCACCAAACAAGCAGGAAGTTCTATGTCTACGAAAAGCTGTAGTGCAGTTCTGAAGAATATCAAAGTCACAAACAACCCTAAGTCTGTAAAATCGAATAGTGCCCTGCCATTTCACAGCAAGCCACCTGAAAAAGCTGCTATTAACTCACAGTCTGGTCTGAAGAAACAGCAACCGACATTTGCTGCAGCACCAAAGAAAGTAACAGTCCAAAAACTGGTTGGTGCAAGGGGACCACAGCCACCAAAGGCTGCTTATAGCAATCCTGACCACAGAGTGCGAGGTGTGAAGAAATGTGCAGATTTTTGTGAAGGTGCAAGACCAGAAGCTCCAGCAAAACCAGTTCCTGTTGTTCCTGGTACAAAACCAGGGCAGAATTCTAAAACTAATGGCCACAGAAACTCTACTCTGCCAAAAGAGTCAGCAGAAGAGAGAAG AGCTCGTCTGGAAGATTGGAGGGCATCTAGAGGAAAAGTGATGAGACGACCTCCTGCACACATGCTTCTTGGATCCCAGTCTACAAGTGAAGAACAAGAATGCTCTTCTGCTGATGCTTTAAAGCACATATTACACAGTGAAAAGGTCAACAAGATTCTCAGCGAATGCCTGCAGTTAACAGAACAG GGATGTCGAGGTGATGAAATACGTGCAATGTTGGAAGACCTCACACAGAGCATTCCTGGGGTTAAAAAGCTTGCGAAATATTGGAACTGCTGTATTCGTCTTGAACAGAGGGGCCCTCTTGAAAAGCTTATTGCTGTCTATGAGGAGGCCATTTTGGCAGGAGCGATG cCTAAAGAAGAACTACGACACACACTAATAGATActatgaaaaataatgaaagcctTTTTAAGTCTGAGAATG gggAAACTGTGATAGAAGCTCATTTAAGTGAGTTAATGGAAGTCAGCAAGGAACCAAATTCATCTGTAGAGCCAGTTCAGGAAACCCTCAAGGATTTCTGTTCTGATGATGTCCAAAAAGCAGAGAGTGATAACAAGAAGACAGAGGCAAGCAGCGAAGCTAtccagaaagaagaaactgatTTAGACTTAAAACCAAGGGAAGAGATCTTaccaaaaaagaacaaaaagcacAAGGCTAAAGAACgtacaaaaaagaaaggaaaatgtgaaaCAGAACAGCATGAGGATGGGACAAAAGATATAGCTCAAGCAGTTAATTCTCCTGAGAAGGGGAATGACAAATCTTGTTCAATGAAATACAATCCTCCTACCACACCATACTTGGAAAG aGTGAAGATGTCTCATGAGGCAAATTACTCCAGTGGTAAAGATCTGAAAATTGTAACCCCTTTGCGATATTCTCAACGCATTCGAGACAAAATGTGCAAGCTGCCTGATACTGGCAAAGATCAAGATCCATGTGTCCCTTCACTTGAACAGCTGGAAGAATTGGAATCAAAAGCCACTGTATTTATCCACAAACAGAGCAATGCCTTCCAAGAAACAAATGCTGAAATAGAAGAGTAA